GCCTGCATGTGCGCTGGGCGAAGGCGGGCGAAAAGCTGGTGCTGCTGAATGAACAGACCATCGAACTCACCACCGATTGCGGCGTGATCGCCGACGACGCCGGTGTCGAAAGCTTTGCCGGCATCATGGGCGGCGCGTCGACCTCGTGCACCGACGACACGCGCAATGTCTATGTCGAGGCCGCCTTCTGGCTGCCCGATGCGATCCAGGGCCGTGCCCGTCGTTACGCCTTCTCCAGCGAAGCGGCACACCGCTTCGAGCGTGGCGTCGACTTCGCCGACACGGTGGCCGGCGTCGAGCGCGTCAGTCAGCTCATCCTTGAGTTGTGTGGCGGCCAGGCTGGTCCGGTCGATGACCAGATCACCGCACTGCCGTCGCGCGATCCGGTGCGCCTGCGTCCGGCCCGCGCGGCGCGTGTGCTTGGCATCCGTTTCAGCGAGGACCAGATCGCTGCGCTGCTCGGCCGCCTCGGCCTTGCATTCACGCGCGACGGTGCTGATTTCATCGTGCAGCCGCCGAGCTGGCGCTTCGATCTGCGCATCGAGGAAGACCTGATCGAGGAACTGGCGCGTCTGCACGGCTACGACAACATTCCGACCGTGCCGCCGGTGGGTCGCCTGGCGATGCCGGTGCTGCCGGAAGCGCAACGCGGCGCGTTTGCGCTGCGTCACCTGCTGGCTGACCGCGATTACCAGGAGGTGATCAATTTCGCCTTCGTCGAACGTCGCTGGGAAAGCGACTTCGCAGGCAACGATGCGCCGGTCGTGCTCGCCAATCCGATCGCCAGCCAGATGTCGGTCATGCGCTCGACGCTGATTGGTGGGTTGGTCGACAACGTCGCCACCAACCGCCGTCGTCAGACCGAGCGCGTGCGGGTGTTCGAGATCGGCCGCTGTTTCGCGAAGGATGCCGGTGCCCAGCCGGTTGCCGGCTATGCACAGACGCTGCGTATCGCGGCGCTGGCCTGGGGCGGTGACAGTGCCGAACAGTGGGGCGTCGCTACGCGCGCGGTCGACTTCTTCGACGTGAAGGCCGATGTCGAAGCGCTGCTGTGGCCGCGTCAGGCGACCTTCGCGGTGGCGCGACATCCGGCGTTGCATCCGGGGCGATCTGCGTCGGTCAGCCTCGACGGACAGGTCATCGGCTGCATCGGAGAGCTGCACCCGGAACTGGTCCAGCGTTACGAGCTGGGTTCGGCGCCGGTGCTGTTCGAACTCGATCTCGAACCGCTGCTCGAAGTGCCGATGCCGGCACATCGCACGCTGTCGCGTCAGCCCTCGGTGCGTCGCGATATCGCGCTGCTGCTGCCGCGGACGACCGCCGCATCGGCTGTGCTCGACGGTCTGCGCAGCGTCGCGCCAGG
The window above is part of the Methyloversatilis discipulorum genome. Proteins encoded here:
- the pheT gene encoding phenylalanine--tRNA ligase subunit beta; translated protein: MQFSEKWLRSFVDPEIDTAALSHLLTMAGLEVEELDPAAAAFTSVVVAEVLSVAPHPDADRLRVCQVNAGGEPLQIVCGAPNVAAGMKVPCAIVGAKLPGIDIKRAKLRGVESSGMLCSARELGISEEASGLLALPADAPVGTSIREYLDLDDNVFVIKLTPNRADCFGMTGIAREVAALTGAPLSLPTVASAPVSIADVLPVKVEHADLCGRFSGRVIRGVNARAATPDWMKRRLERAGMRSISVLVDISNYVMLEMNRPNHVFDLDRVQGGLHVRWAKAGEKLVLLNEQTIELTTDCGVIADDAGVESFAGIMGGASTSCTDDTRNVYVEAAFWLPDAIQGRARRYAFSSEAAHRFERGVDFADTVAGVERVSQLILELCGGQAGPVDDQITALPSRDPVRLRPARAARVLGIRFSEDQIAALLGRLGLAFTRDGADFIVQPPSWRFDLRIEEDLIEELARLHGYDNIPTVPPVGRLAMPVLPEAQRGAFALRHLLADRDYQEVINFAFVERRWESDFAGNDAPVVLANPIASQMSVMRSTLIGGLVDNVATNRRRQTERVRVFEIGRCFAKDAGAQPVAGYAQTLRIAALAWGGDSAEQWGVATRAVDFFDVKADVEALLWPRQATFAVARHPALHPGRSASVSLDGQVIGCIGELHPELVQRYELGSAPVLFELDLEPLLEVPMPAHRTLSRQPSVRRDIALLLPRTTAASAVLDGLRSVAPGIVQEIALFDLYQGKGIADTEKSFAFRILMQDTERTLADAEVDAAVQELVSYAQREFGARLRA